The following coding sequences lie in one Cannabis sativa cultivar Pink pepper isolate KNU-18-1 chromosome 5, ASM2916894v1, whole genome shotgun sequence genomic window:
- the LOC115717497 gene encoding putative pectinesterase 63, with amino-acid sequence MKTIIKIMAFLLAIQVTTISAKPNIIPSDQSKLDDWIDHNMKAYENDKGNTRKFALDKELAAAEKAVKVVKVRQDGKGDFKTITEAVKSIPSGNTGRVIVWIGGGVYREHIMVDRSKSFVTFYGDENNVPVITFDGTAEKFGTWNSATVAIESNYFVAANIAFVNSAPKPKGKLNGEQAVALRISGDKAAFHNCKFVGFQDTLCDDKGRHFFRDCYVEGTVDFIFGNGQSLYLNTTIRSVAKLTGVITAQARSKVSEDSGFTFVHCKIIADGDTYLGRAWKDMPRVIFAYTYMGNHIDVNGWSNGMWPIQSQGKNKDVYYGEYKCMGPGASTSGRVKYAKLLTDEQIKPFMSMTYIQGNKWLIPLPNLKH; translated from the exons ATGAAAACCATAATAAAAATTATGGCTTTTCTCCTGGCCATACAAGTAACTACAATCTCAGCCAAACCAAACATCATTCCATCGGACCAATCAAAGCTGGACGATTGGATTGATCACAACATGAAAGCCTACGAAAATGACAAGGGAAATACTAGAAAATTCGCCCTTGATAAGGAACTGGCGGCGGCGGAGAAGGCGGTTAAGGTTGTGAAGGTGAGGCAAGACGGCAAAGGAGACTTCAAGACGATCACCGAGGCGGTTAAAAGTATTCCGTCTGGGAACACAGGAAGAGTGATAGTGTGGATTGGTGGTGGAGTTTATCGTGAACATATAATGGTGGataggtctaagtcctttgtcACATTTTATGGAGACGAGAATAATGTACCTGTTATCACTTTTGACGGCACAGCTGAGAAGTTTGGGACATGGAATAGTGCCACCGTTGCTATTGAGTCTAACTACTTTGTTGCTGCTAATATTGCATTTGTG AATTCGGCTCCAAAGCCAAAGGGAAAATTGAATGGAGAACAAGCAGTGGCACTAAGGATATCAGGAGACAAAGCAGCTTTCCACAACTGCAAATTTGTAGGCTTCCAAGACACCTTATGCGATGACAAGGGCAGACATTTCTTCAGGGATTGCTATGTTGAAGGCACCGTAGATTTCATCTTCGGCAATGGACAATCACTTTACTTG AACACAACCATAAGATCGGTTGCAAAGCTGACAGGGGTTATCACAGCCCAAGCAAGATCAAAGGTATCTGAAGATAGTGGGTTCACTTTTGTTCATTGCAAAATCATAGCTGATGGTGATACTTACTTGGGTCGGGCTTGGAAAGATATGCCAAGAGTTATCTTTGCATATACCTATATGGGCAATCATATTGATGTTAATGGATGGTCTAATGGCATGTGGCCTATCCAATCTCAGGGAAAAAATAA ggaTGTGTATTATGGGGAGTACAAGTGCATGGGACCTGGAGCGAGCACCTCTGGCCGTGTCAAGTATGCAAAGCTATTAACCGATGAACAAATCAAACCTTTCATGAGTATGACTTACATTCAAGGCAACAAATGGCTTATCCCACTTCCCAACCTTAAACATTAA
- the LOC115717498 gene encoding cation/H(+) antiporter 4-like, which translates to MELSNKSPNRLNNLPFNTCIELPPQVNSQGFWKKQNQDNGLLKNSLPELELQIVMIFCMSHSFHFLFKRLGIPKLSSDILTGLVLGFVLIDKHGNPRDETLFTPTGQQILATLSMFGYALFLFTIGVKMNIGLVTKSGTKTVTIGVATLFVPFLCGLITKEFIAQHLTLPDKNKLSFVFVTQCLVPFPVISNLISDLNLLNSEIGRLSMSSAMVSDTISFFLTASFLMIRVSMDSLRKAIIDTSATMAFILVSAFVIRPLMFFIIRKTPEGRPVKDIYVYTIIALALLSCLISDLLDQQIFMGPYVLGLLAIPDGPPLGSAIVAKLDCFVTGVFVPLFVSTSVLRVDLRKFVFDNLMTTNIILVMVTNIAKFVACYIACFIYDMPRLDSWVLSFIMTTQGTVQIGLYTSFRDTDSISESVYNLLVISILCLAIIVPLSVKFLYDPSRKYAGYQKRNIMHLKPDSEFRVLVCIHRPDDIPAMINLLDASCPTKEAPIGVYVLHLIELIGRASPIFISHQVQKKALSQVSYSHNVILSFKLFENSNWDAVQVNVFTAVSPRKLMYEDICIMALDKLTSLMILPFHRKWSPDGHVELDDGMLRALNNSVLERAPCSVGILVTRSNSGRAGPLLSSQDTYRYSVAMVFLGGKDDRDALTYAKRMAMGSSVRLHVIHLIGPDEEEVDEDKKWDIILDAELLKDFKYRNLNSAQYIDYVQEVVNDGTEMASVVRGLVDEFDLVITGRCHSRGSRQISGLDIGWTEFPELGIIGDLLASMDIHGKASVLVIQQQEIETD; encoded by the exons atGGAGCTAAGTAATAAGTCACCAAATAGGTTGAACAACTTACCGTTTAATACATGCATTGAATTACCTCCTCAGGTAAACTCCCAAGGGTTTTGGAAGAAGCAGAATCAAGATAATGGGTTGCTTAAAAATTCATTGCCAGAGCTGGAATTGCAGATAGTCATGATATTCTGCATGTCCCACTCCTTCCATTTCCTCTTCAAGCGTCTTGGAATTCCCAAGCTATCTTCTGATATTCTG ACTGGTTTGGTTCTGGGATTTGTACTAATAGACAAACATGGAAACCCAAGAGACGAGACTCTATTCACTCCAACTGGTCAACAAATCCTTGCCACTTTATCAATGTTTGGTTATGCTCTATTCCTTTTCACCATTGGTGTCAAAATGAACATTGGACTAGTTACAAAGTCAGGAACAAAGACTGTCACAATTGGTGTTGCCACACTTTTTGTCCCATTTTTGTGTGGATTAATAACCAAAGAATTCATAGCACAACACCTAACACTTCCAGATAAGAACAAACTCTCTTTTGTTTTCGTAACACAATGTCTTGTCCCATTTCCTGTCATTTCTAATCTCATATCAGATCTCAATCTTCTCAACTCAGAAATTGGTCGTTTGTCTATGTCTTCAGCCATGGTTAGTGACACCATCAGTTTCTTTCTCACAGCTTCTTTTCTCATGATTAGAGTTTCAATGGATTCTTTAAGAAAAGCCATTATAGACACTTCAGCAACAATGGCATTCATTCTAGTCTCTGCTTTTGTAATTAGGCCTTTAATGTTTTTCATCATTAGAAAAACACCTGAAGGAAGGCCTGTTAAGGATATTTATGTCTACACCATTATTGCCTTGGCTTTACTCTCTTGTCTTATTTCAGACTTACTTGATCAACAAATTTTCATGGGGCCTTATGTTTTGGGATTATTGGCTATACCAGATGGACCCCCTTTAGGATCTGCTATTGTTGCTAAGCTTGATTGCTTTGTCACTGGAGTTTTTGTCCCACTTTTTGTTAGCACATCTGTGTTGAGAGTCGATTTGAGAAAATTTGTGTTTGATAATCTCATGACAACTAACATAATCCTTGTTATGGTCACTAACATAGCCAAATTCGTTGCCTGCTATATAGCTTGCTTTATCTATGACATGCCAAGGCTCGATTCTTGGGTACTATCTTTCATTATGACTACTCAAGGCACTGTTCAAATAGGCCTCTACACCTCATTTAGAGATACTGAT AGTATATCTGAATCGGTTTACAATTTACTTGTAATAAGTATCTTATGTTTAGCCATAATAGTACCACTTTCAGTGAAGTTTCTCTACGATCCATCTAGAAAATATGCAGGGTATCAGAAGAGGAACATCATGCACTTGAAACCCGATTCGGAGTTTCGAGTACTTGTCTGCATTCACAGGCCTGATGACATTCCAGCCATGATTAATTTGCTTGATGCTTCATGCCCAACTAAAGAAGCTCCCATTGGTGTTTATGTTCTTCACCTAATTGAGCTTATAGGAAGAGCTTCTCCAATTTTTATCTCACACCAAGTTCAAAAGAAGGCTCTTTCACAAGTCTCATACTCTCATAATGTGATCCTTTCTTTTAAGCTCTTTGAGAATAGCAATTGGGATGCTGTACAAGTGAATGTGTTCACAGCAGTTTCTCCTCGGAAGTTAATGTATGAGGACATTTGCATTATGGCCTTAGACAAGCTCACCTCTCTTATGATCTTACCCTTTCATCGAAAATGGTCACCAGATGGACATGTTGAATTGGATGATGGCATGTTAAGGGCCTTGAACAACAGCGTGCTCGAAAGGGCTCCATGTTCAGTTGGGATTCTCGTGACTAGGTCGAATTCAGGACGAGCGGGACCCTTGCTTTCATCACAAGATACTTATAGGTACTCGGTTGCTATGGTGTTCTTGGGTGGCAAAGATGATAGGGACGCATTAACTTATGCAAAGCGCATGGCGATGGGTTCGAGTGTGAGGCTTCATGTGATCCATCTTATTGGCCCGGATGAGGAAGAAGTTGATGAGGATAAGAAGTGGGATATCATTCTGGATGCTGAGTTGTTGAAAGATTTTAAATACAGAAATTTGAATTCAGCTCAATACATTGATTATGTTCAAGAGGTTGTGAATGATGGGACTGAAATGGCTTCTGTTGTAAGAGGTTTAGTTGATGAGTTTGATCTTGTCATAACTGGGAGATGTCACAGCAGAGGCAGCCGCCAAATTTCAGGTCTTGACATTGGATGGACCGAGTTTCCAGAGCTAGGAATCATCGGAGACTTGCTTGCCTCCATGGATATTCATGGCAAAGCTTCTGTACTGGTGATTCAACAACAAGAAATAGAAACTGATTAA
- the LOC115717228 gene encoding mitochondrial carrier protein MTM1 produces MVELEETHNNNNNPWITAEQIPNVEIHSESTFLERDDAAGFSATKLPNSTTVSDWKLGIAERALSAAGAAFLSAIIVNPLDVVKTRLQAQAAGVAYSHPLSNITSRMAFFGPSMMFADLRCSPSCAHAGVHGTVSICPPHCFRYKGTLDVFNKIIRQEGFSRLWRGTNAGLALAVPTVGIYLPCYDIFRNWLEVLSIQNAPIMTPYVPLVAGSLARSLACATCYPIELARTRMQASKVTQCGVKPPGVWKTLFEILSHVKTTNNMQENLKGYRVLWTGMGAQLARDVPFSAICWSTLEPIRRKLLCLVGDDTSVASVLGANFSAGFVAGSLAAAATCPLDVAKTRKQIEKDPVRALQMTTTRTLKEVWRVGGMKGLFTGVGPRVGRAGPSVGIVISFYEVVKYVLNNRYATS; encoded by the exons ATGGTGGAATTAGAGGAgactcataataataataataatccatGGATAACTGCTGAGCAAATCCCTAATGTGGAAATTCATTCTGAATCGACCTTTTTGGAGAGAGATGATGCGGCTGGGTTTTCGGCTACCAAGCTTCCCAACTCCACAACCGTGTCTGATTGGAAACTGGGTATTGCCGAGCGAGCTCTCTCTGCAGCTGGTGCTGCCTTCCTTTCCGCCATTATTGTAAACCCTCTTGATGTTGTCAAG ACAAGGCTGCAAGCTCAGGCAGCTGGGGTTGCCTATTCTCACCCATTAAGTAATATCACAAGTCGGATGGCTTTTTTTGGCCCAAGCATG ATGTTTGCAGATTTAAGGTGTTCACCATCATGTGCACATGCGGGTGTCCATGGTACTGTATCAATATGCCCTCCACATTGTTTTCGATATAAAGGAACACTAGATGTCTTTAACAAAATCATTCGACAG GAAGGATTTTCAAGACTTTGGAGAGGCACAAATGCTGGTCTTGCGCTGGCTGTACCAACA GTTGGGATCTACCTGCCTTGTTATGACATATTTCGAAATTGGTTAGAGGTACTTAGCATCCAGAATGCACCAATCATGACTCCTTATGTCCCTTTAGTGGCTGGATCATTGGCTCGCTCATTGGCTTGTGCAACTTGCTATCCTATTGAGCTTGCAAGAACACGCATGCAG GCTTCTAAGGTGACTCAATGTGGCGTGAAGCCTCCTGGCGTCTGGAAGACTTTATTTGAGATTCTATCTCATGTCAAAACCACAAATAATATGCAAGAAAACT TGAAAGGCTACCGTGTCCTCTGGACAGGCATGGGAGCACAGCTTGCACGTGATGTTCCCTTCTCCGCTATCTGTTGGTCTACCCTTGAGCCC ATCAGGAGAAAACTTCTTTGTCTAGTTGGTGATGATACCAGCGTTGCAAGTGTACTGGGTGCAAATTTTTCTGCCGGGTTTGTGGCAGGAAGTCTTGCTGCTGCTGCTACATGTCCACTAGATGTTGCGAAAACCCGAAAACAGATTGAG AAGGATCCAGTCAGGGCATTGCAAATGACAACCACACGAACACTAAAGGAAGTTTGGag GGTTGGAGGGATGAAAGGACTTTTTACCGGTGTTGGTCCTCGTGTTGGACGCGCAGGTCCTTCTGTTGGTATTGTGATTTCATTCTATGAAGTTGTGAAGTATGTGCTAAATAACCGCTATGCTACTTCATGA
- the LOC115700331 gene encoding MFP1 attachment factor 1-like, which translates to MADEETSAITPPSSNTVSDQDSTMEAPANESLESTTTKKPSSQATFSIWPPSQRTRDAVVNRLIETLSTPSVLSNRYGTTPPEESSYTARIIEEEAFSSAASSASASEDDGIQILQVYSKEVSKRMLDVVKARAAASSSSADGASQPETGGSVDSNVENNEASS; encoded by the coding sequence ATGGCAGACGAAGAGACCTCCGCCATAACCCCTCCGTCTTCAAACACAGTCTCAGATCAAGACTCAACAATGGAGGCTCCGGCGAATGAGTCCCTAGAATCGACCACCACAAAGAAGCCGAGCAGCCAAGCCACATTCAGTATATGGCCACCGAGCCAGCGCACTCGAGACGCCGTGGTGAACCGTCTCATTGAGACCCTTTCCACCCCTTCCGTTCTCTCTAATCGCTACGGTACCACTCCTCCCGAAGAATCCTCCTACACCGCCCGCATCATTGAAGAGGAGGCCTTTTCATCCGCCGCTAGCTCCGCTTCTGCCTCCGAGGATGATGGCATTCAGATTCTCCAGGTTTACTCCAAGGAGGTCAGTAAGCGAATGCTTGATGTCGTCAAAGCTAGGGCTGCCGCCTCCTCCTCCTCTGCTGATGGTGCTTCACAGCCCGAAACTGGGGGTTCCGTTGATTCGAATGTTGAGAATAACGAGGCATCTTCTTGA